AGTATTTGCTGGGCATAACATTATGCAGAAAATCAACAACAGCAACAGACCTGTGTTTACCGCCTGTGCATCCTATGGCAATTGTAAGATATGCCTTGCCTTCTTTCCAGTATAAAGGCAATAGATAGTCCAGAAGTTCCAAAAACCTTTCAATAAACCCCTGCGCCTCATCCTTTTCAAAGATAAATTTTTTGACTTCTTCATTTCTTCCAGTCAGTCCCTTAAATTTATCTACAAAGTACGGATTTGGCAGAAATCTCACATCCATTATTAAATCATCATCACTGGGTATGCCGTAGCGGTAACTGAATGAGACAAGGTGGACTATTATCTTTTCTATATGACGGGGTTCTGAAAAATAATCCTTTATCACCTCTTTTAGTTGATGGATATTATAATTGGAAGTGTCTATAATCTTACTGGATAATTCCTTAATATCTGACAGGACATCTCTTTCAAGTTTTATGCCGTCAAGAGGAGTGCCATTCTCAACCAGTGGATGTTTTCTTCTTGTTTCACTGAACCGTTTTACAAGGGCATCATCAGATGCCTCAAGATATACAAGTTCGGGTTTGTATCCAAGACCCTTAATTTCTTTAAATATACCGGGAAAGTCTTTCAGGAACCCCCTCTCCCTTATATCTATGACAGCGGCAATCTTTGTTATCTCTTTTGACTCTGATGAGAGTTCCAGAAACTTTGGGAGGAGCGACACAGGAAGGTTGTCAACACAGAAAAAACCGATGTCTTCAAGAACCTTTATAGTAGTGCTTTTACCTGCACCTGACGGGCCGCTTATTATCACCAGACGAGTATTCTTCATATCGCTATACCGTAAAAATCAATGTCTATTTTTGGGTTATAATGCCTGTCTTACGTCTATCTACTCTTCGCCTATCGTTTCTTCGTTTTTCTTTTTTATTGTTTTTGTGAATTGCATGCTCAAGTTGTTTCTGGAACTCAAAGGCAGAGTGATACCCCATAATCTTTAAAATCTGGTTTCTGGCAGCCACCTCTACAATTGTTGCAATGCTCCTGCCAGGGCTTACAGGGATGCGCAGGAACGGGAATTCAACTTCCAATACTTCATATTTACCTTCATCAAAACCAAGCCTGTCATATTTCCCCTCAGGATCCCACGCAACAAGTTCCACAACAATATCCATCTGCTTTTTTTCCCTTACTGCAGTTATCCCAAAGATATCCTTTATATTTACCACCCCAAGTCCCCTTATCTCCATGTGATATTTTATAATATCTGCTGCTATGCCAAATATTGTGGATGGAGACATTTTTTTTATTACCACCACATCGTCAGATACAAGTCTGTATCCTCTTGAAATTAAATCAAGGGCACACTCACTTTTTCCAATACCACTCTTGCCGAGTATCAATATCCCAACACCCAAAACATCTACAAAAACCCCATGTACTGTTGTAGTAGGGGCAAGTTTATCCTCAAGATATTTTGTGAGTCTATCTATAAATAGTGATGATGTGAGCGGTGTTTTAAACAGTGGAATCTTTTTTCTTTCTGTGAGGTCTGCAAGGAACTGGGGAATCTTCTGCCCGCGGGTTACTGCATAGCAAGGCGATGGAGTTTTCTCCAACTTCTTCAAAACAGGCAGGAGCATCTCGTTTGACAGACTCTTAAGATACCCTATCTCTGCCTTACCGAATATCAATGTCCTGTCAGGATGGAAATTATCAAGCAGCCCTGTTAACAGAAGACCTGGTTTTTGTATCCGTGGTGTGGTTATCTTTTTGCTTATCCACTGCTTGCCGGATACAATCTTGAGTTTAAGTTTTTTCTCTGCCTCTTTTGATAATAATTCCAAGGCAGGTATGCTCGTAGACATTTTTATACCTTTTTATCTTCCTCTAGTATAATTTTGTATATATCATCTGGAGTGGAAGCATCCATGAGTTTTTTTCTGAAAGATGCATCATGCAGGAGTCGGGATATTCTGGCAAGGATTTTCAGATGGCTTGCAGTGGAATCCTCAGGCGCGATGATAAGAAAAAAGAGATGGCTTGCCTTGCCGTCAAGGGATTGAAAATCAACCCCTTTTATACTTCTTCCGAAAGATACGATGATATGATTCATCCCCTTTATCTTACAGTGAGGGATTGCCACACCGTAACCAATGCCTGTAGATCCAAGTTTTTCCCTTTCAACAAGAACATTAATGAGTGTTTCTGTGTCAATACCATTTACCTTTGATGCTATATCAGATGCCATCTCTTCAAGTAAACCCCTTTTATCATTTGATTTGAGGTTTGGGATTATATACTCTTTGTTAAGCACATCAATAATTCGCA
The Deltaproteobacteria bacterium DNA segment above includes these coding regions:
- the rapZ gene encoding RNase adapter RapZ; its protein translation is MKNTRLVIISGPSGAGKSTTIKVLEDIGFFCVDNLPVSLLPKFLELSSESKEITKIAAVIDIRERGFLKDFPGIFKEIKGLGYKPELVYLEASDDALVKRFSETRRKHPLVENGTPLDGIKLERDVLSDIKELSSKIIDTSNYNIHQLKEVIKDYFSEPRHIEKIIVHLVSFSYRYGIPSDDDLIMDVRFLPNPYFVDKFKGLTGRNEEVKKFIFEKDEAQGFIERFLELLDYLLPLYWKEGKAYLTIAIGCTGGKHRSVAVVDFLHNVMPSKYCVIKKRHRDIDKP
- the hprK gene encoding HPr(Ser) kinase/phosphatase, with translation MSTSIPALELLSKEAEKKLKLKIVSGKQWISKKITTPRIQKPGLLLTGLLDNFHPDRTLIFGKAEIGYLKSLSNEMLLPVLKKLEKTPSPCYAVTRGQKIPQFLADLTERKKIPLFKTPLTSSLFIDRLTKYLEDKLAPTTTVHGVFVDVLGVGILILGKSGIGKSECALDLISRGYRLVSDDVVVIKKMSPSTIFGIAADIIKYHMEIRGLGVVNIKDIFGITAVREKKQMDIVVELVAWDPEGKYDRLGFDEGKYEVLEVEFPFLRIPVSPGRSIATIVEVAARNQILKIMGYHSAFEFQKQLEHAIHKNNKKEKRRNDRRRVDRRKTGIITQK
- a CDS encoding PTS sugar transporter subunit IIA; amino-acid sequence: MRIIDVLNKEYIIPNLKSNDKRGLLEEMASDIASKVNGIDTETLINVLVEREKLGSTGIGYGVAIPHCKIKGMNHIIVSFGRSIKGVDFQSLDGKASHLFFLIIAPEDSTASHLKILARISRLLHDASFRKKLMDASTPDDIYKIILEEDKKV